The following coding sequences lie in one Mustelus asterias chromosome 6, sMusAst1.hap1.1, whole genome shotgun sequence genomic window:
- the LOC144495273 gene encoding leucine rich adaptor protein 1-like, protein MEDCVLPELKEIETKMGRKVPESLLRSLREDQLGRHKDDKVTLSTSGTLSNSSTLERLETKIQILKLEMARLRAIDVKLMHQLLSINEGIESIKWMMEEKGTLASRGSSLASSLYSLVESQSTSLRGSWNSLQDGSDGFDAISVGSYLDTLADDLPGHCTPSDFDPFSDGCVTTDALNSESINKETKDDSDDGYYCFG, encoded by the exons ATGGAGGATTGCGTTTTGCCAGAGTTGAAGGAGATAGAGACCAAAATGGGACGCAAGGTTCCCGAAAGCCTGCTGCGATCACTGAGAGAGGATCAGTTGGGCCGGCACAAAGACGACAAAGTAACTCTCTCTACCTCAGGCACCTTGAGTAACTCCAGCACGCTGGAGAGGCTGGAGACCAAGATCCAGATATTGAAACTCGAGATG GCTCGTCTCAGGGCAATCGATGTCAAGTTGATGCATCAGTTGTTGTCTATCAATGAAGGTATTGAGTCTATCAAGTGGATGATGGAGGAGAAAGGCACCTTGGCCAGCAGGGGAAGCAGCCTGGCAAGTAGTCTGTACAGCTTGGTGGAAAGCCAGAGCACTTCACTCCGGGGCAGCTGGAACAGCTTGCAAGATGGCAGTGATGGATTTGACGCAATATCAGTAGGAAGTTACCTGGACACACTGGCGGATGACTTGCCAGGTCACTGCACACCCTCAGACTTTGATCCTTTCTCCGACGGATGTGTGACGACTGATGCACTTAACAGCGAATCTATCAATAAGGAAACCAAAGATGACTCTGATGATGGATATTATTGTTTTGGATAA